The Rhizobium sp. BT03 genome has a window encoding:
- a CDS encoding FAD-dependent oxidoreductase, with the protein MSTYTNFTLETDADGIALVTWDMPGKSMNVFTSEVMQELNAIIDATTADAAVKGVVFTSGKSSFSGGADLSMIKSMFSSYQDEKAKSPQTAVQTLFGLVGRMSGLFRKLETSGKPWVSAINGTCMGGAFELSLACHGRVASNAKSVKIALPEVKVGIFPGAGGTQRVPRLANAQDALQMMTTGQSLSGSRAKAMNLVHQVVEPDQLIPAAKQMIKDGLKPVAPWDEKGFKLPGGGIWTPASAQLWPAAPAILRRETSGNYPAALAILKCVYEGLQVPFDTGLKIEQRYFTEVLQTREAFSMIRSLFISMQELGKGARRPAGIPKTELKHVGVVGAGFMGASIAYVTAAAGLPVTLIDRDMEAATKGKSVCEGLVKDSVGKGRFTQDEAAALLSRITPSADYADLATADLVIEAVFEDREVKKTVIEAVEAVLPEGAIFASNTSTLPITGLAKNSRRPADFIGIHFFSPVEKMMLTEVILGKETGDKALAVALDYVAAIKKTPIVVNDTRGFFVNRCVLRYMSESYDMLIEGVPPVMIENAAKMAGMPVGPLALNDEVAIDLSLKILKATAADLGEKAIDPRHMELISRMVEKEGRFGRKNSKGFYDYPPKPAKKSLWPELKSLYPQKKADDVDIAVLKQRFLVTIALEAARTVEEGIVTDPREADVGSILGFGFAPYTGGALSYIDGMGAKAFVELAEKLAAAYGDHFKPTPLLKDMAAKGETFYGRFDPYAKMGAAA; encoded by the coding sequence ATGAGCACCTATACCAATTTCACGCTCGAAACCGACGCCGACGGCATCGCTCTCGTCACCTGGGACATGCCCGGCAAATCGATGAACGTCTTCACATCAGAGGTGATGCAAGAGCTCAATGCCATCATCGACGCCACGACCGCCGACGCTGCCGTCAAGGGTGTCGTCTTCACCTCGGGCAAATCCTCCTTCTCCGGCGGCGCCGACCTCTCGATGATCAAGTCGATGTTCAGCTCTTATCAGGACGAGAAGGCCAAGAGCCCGCAAACGGCGGTGCAGACGCTTTTCGGTCTCGTCGGCCGCATGTCCGGCCTGTTCCGCAAGCTCGAAACCTCAGGCAAGCCCTGGGTGTCGGCGATCAACGGCACCTGCATGGGCGGGGCTTTCGAGCTGTCGCTCGCCTGCCATGGCCGCGTCGCCTCCAATGCCAAGAGCGTCAAGATCGCGCTGCCCGAGGTCAAGGTCGGCATCTTCCCCGGCGCCGGCGGCACCCAGCGCGTGCCGCGGCTCGCCAACGCCCAGGATGCGCTGCAGATGATGACGACGGGCCAGTCGCTGAGCGGCTCCCGCGCCAAAGCGATGAACCTCGTGCATCAGGTGGTCGAGCCTGATCAGCTGATCCCCGCCGCCAAGCAGATGATCAAGGACGGGCTGAAGCCGGTCGCCCCCTGGGACGAGAAGGGCTTCAAGCTGCCGGGCGGCGGCATCTGGACGCCGGCCTCCGCCCAGCTCTGGCCGGCCGCACCCGCGATCCTGCGCCGCGAAACCTCCGGCAACTACCCGGCCGCGCTTGCCATCCTGAAATGCGTCTATGAAGGCCTGCAGGTGCCCTTCGATACCGGCCTGAAGATCGAGCAGCGCTATTTCACCGAGGTGCTGCAGACCCGCGAAGCCTTCTCGATGATCCGTTCGCTGTTCATCTCCATGCAGGAACTCGGCAAGGGCGCCCGCCGCCCCGCCGGCATTCCCAAGACGGAACTGAAACATGTCGGCGTCGTCGGCGCCGGCTTCATGGGCGCTTCGATCGCTTATGTCACCGCCGCCGCCGGTCTCCCGGTGACGCTGATCGACCGCGACATGGAAGCTGCCACCAAGGGCAAATCCGTCTGCGAAGGCCTCGTCAAGGATTCCGTCGGTAAGGGGCGGTTTACACAGGACGAGGCCGCAGCGCTGCTCTCCCGCATCACGCCCTCGGCCGACTATGCCGATCTCGCCACCGCCGACCTCGTCATCGAGGCGGTGTTCGAGGATCGCGAGGTGAAGAAAACGGTCATCGAAGCTGTTGAAGCGGTGCTGCCCGAAGGCGCGATCTTCGCCTCCAATACCTCGACCCTACCGATCACGGGCCTGGCGAAGAATTCCAGGCGCCCGGCCGATTTCATCGGCATCCACTTCTTCTCGCCCGTCGAGAAGATGATGCTGACCGAGGTCATCCTCGGCAAAGAAACCGGCGACAAGGCGCTGGCCGTCGCGCTCGATTATGTCGCGGCGATCAAGAAGACGCCGATCGTCGTCAACGACACCCGCGGCTTCTTCGTCAATCGCTGTGTGCTGCGCTACATGTCTGAGAGTTACGACATGCTGATCGAGGGCGTGCCGCCTGTGATGATCGAAAATGCCGCCAAGATGGCCGGCATGCCTGTGGGTCCCTTGGCGCTCAACGACGAGGTCGCGATCGACCTCTCGCTGAAGATCCTCAAGGCCACGGCCGCCGATCTCGGCGAAAAGGCCATCGACCCCAGGCATATGGAGCTGATCTCCCGCATGGTGGAAAAGGAGGGCCGCTTCGGCCGCAAGAATTCCAAGGGCTTCTACGACTACCCGCCGAAACCGGCGAAGAAGTCGCTCTGGCCCGAATTGAAGAGCCTCTACCCGCAGAAGAAGGCGGATGACGTCGACATCGCCGTCCTCAAGCAACGCTTCCTCGTCACCATCGCGCTGGAAGCCGCCCGCACCGTCGAGGAAGGCATCGTCACCGACCCGCGCGAAGCCGACGTCGGCTCCATCCTCGGCTTCGGCTTCGCCCCCTATACCGGCGGGGCACTCAGCTATATCGACGGGATGGGCGCGAAGGCTTTCGTCGAGTTGGCGGAGAAGTTAGCGGCGGCTTACGGAGATCACTTCAAGCCGACACCGCTGCTGAAGGACATGGCTGCCAAGGGCGAGACGTTTTATGGGCGGTTTGATCCCTATGCGAAGATGGGGGCGGCGGCGTAA